Part of the Polyangium spumosum genome is shown below.
ATCGCCGCCGTCCCGAGCACGACCCGCTCGGCCCCGAGCGCGAGGTACTGCTCCGCGGTCTCGGCCGCGCGCACCCCGCCGCCGACCTCGACGCCCGGCCCGAACGCCTGCACGACCGCGCGGACGAGCTCCTTCTGCACGGGCCGGCCCTCCCGCGCGCCCTCGAGGTCCACCACGTGTAGCGCCTCGACCTTCCCGCGTAGCCGCGCCGCGAGGCCCACGGGATCCGCGTCGTAGACCGTCACGGCGTCGTAGCGCCCTTGATGCAGCCGGACGGCCTTGCCCTCGAAGAGATCGATCGCGGGGAGGATCTGCATGACGAACGGAGGCCTACGATGGAACCGGGCCGAGGAAAAGCTAGGCTCCCGCCATCATGCGCGAACGTATCGCCGAGACCCTCGGGGACGTCCACTGGAGCGACCTGCGCGCGCACCTCGCGCGGGACGCCGTCATCATCGTCGACGACGCGCTCGATCTGCTCGACGTGGGCGTGGCCCTCGCGAAGAACGACGTCGCGTCCGTCGACGCCTGGATCCGCGCGGGCAAGCTCCAGAAGCCCACGACCGAAGATCTCACGCGCTGGTCGCTCGACACGAGCGCGCGGTTCCTCTCGGCGATCGTGCAGCCCTTCGTGCTGATCCGCAGGCCTCCCGCGAAGGCGCTCTCCTAGGCGCTCGACACGAGCGCGCGTCTCCAGGTCACGAGCGCGCGTCTCCAGGTCACGAGCGCGCGTCTCCAGGTCTCGTCCACGCGTCTCCAGGCCACGACCGCGCGTGTTTCAGGTCACGACCGCGCGTCTTCCGGTCTCGCGCGCGCGTCTCCAGGTCTCGTGCACGATACCTCAGGGTCTCGTCCACACGTCTCGAGGTCTCGTGCACACGTGTCCCAGGTCACGAGCGCACGTCTCGAGGTCTCGTGCACACGTGTTCCTTGTCACGAACGCGCGTCTCCAGGTCTCGCGCGCGCGTCTCCAGGTCTCGTGCACGATACCTCAGGGTCTCGTCCACGCGCCTTCAGGTCTCGTGTTCGTGGGGCCTACCTTACATCCCGCCGGCGCCGCCCATGCCACCGGCGCCGCCCATGCCACCGGCGCCGCCCATCCCGCCGCCGCCGCCCGAGCCGGGGCCCGCCTGCGGATCGAGCCCTTCGATCCACAACTTCACGCACTCCACCTCGCGATCGGTCATCGACCCGCCGAGCGGCATCTTCAGCCCGCAGGGCGGCGGATCCACGAGCTTCGCGTAGATCAGGCTGCCCGTCGGATCGACCGGGTTCGCCAGGATCGCGCTGCCGCACGACTCCGTCCCGGCCACGCTCACGAGCCGCGACGCCACGTTCGGCGAGGCCAGATCCACCGACGCCGATCCCGGGCCGTGGCAGTTCGCCGAGCCGCACTTCTCCGCGAGCATCGCGGGCACGTCCGGGCAGGCCCCGCCGCCCTGGAAGATCGCCTTCTCCTCCTCGGTCAACGTGCCGGGACAACCTGCCGCGAGCAGGGCGACGAAGGGGGCTCCGAGTGCTGCGACGAAGAGCCGGAAGAAACGCGTGTTGTTCATCGTCTCCTCAATCCATGTAGGCCAGGCCGAGCCGGACCCCGAAGAATTGATCGAGCGCTCCGCCTGCCACGTACGCATCGCCGAGCACGGGATCGAAGCCCGAGAAGAACCGAAGGTACTCGCCCGACAGGCGGACTTGCAGCCCCGACTCGAAGCGCACCGCGAGCCCCGCCGTCGCCGAGATGCCGTGCACCGACGGCCCCGAGAATCGCTCGTACACCTCACCCGTCGCGAGCGGCTCGATCCACTCGAACCCCACCATCGCCGCCACCGGCCCGATCGGGAACCAGCCGTCGACGCCCGCGCGGATCGCGAGGTAGTCGACGTTCGGCACCTGCGTGCGCAGCGCAGTCGGCGCGTCGATCTCGAACGTCTGCCACCGGACGCCGCCGAGCACGCCGATGACCGGCCCCGTCGGCCGCGAGATCGGGATCCGGTACTTCAGCGCCGCCGTGATCCGCTGGTAGACCGTGCCCACCGGATCCCCGTCCTCCGTCGCCGATTGCAAGCCAAACGCGCGCGCGTACCCCGCCGTGATCCCGAGATCCCGGAGCACCGGGATCGTCGTCATCGCCGCCGGGAACACCTCGATCGCCGCGGCCGCCATGGGCGCGCCGTAGACGTCGTACCGCCGCAGGTTCCCCGAGATCCCGTCCGAGTACGTGAACACGCGCCCGCCCATCTCGAAGCCGACCTCGGCCGTGATGATCGACGATCCCGCCTGGTGCCGCACCCGCTCGGGCGACTCCTCCTCCTTGGGTTTCTCCTCGCTCGGCGGCGGCGCCGCCTCCTCCGTCGGCTCGGGCGGCGGCGGCGGCGCGAATTGCTCCACCGCGCTCGTGATCGCCGCGGCGATCCCCTTCCTCCGTTCGTCCTCGGATCCCTTGAGCGACACCGCCTCGTCGACGGGCGTCGCGGCGTCGTCGGCGTTCACCCAGACGAGGTGCACCTTCTTCTCGCCGCGCACCTTCTGCACGACCCCGACGAGCACCGCGTCGGCCCCGAGGCTCGACGCCGCCTTCTGCACCTTCGGCACGAGCTTGCCGCGTTGCTTCGGGTTCGTCATCGCCGCGCCGAGCGGTTTGCCCTGGCCCGCTTTTTTCAGCGCCGCCGAGAACTCCTTCGCCGTGGCGACGGTGATCCGATCCGGCAGCGAGGCCTCGATGTCGGCGCGCACCGAGGCCGCGTCCGGGCCCTCCACGTGCACGGCCAGCACCTTCGTCGCCGCGGGCTCCGCGGCCGAAACCGAGGCCGGCGCGCTCGCCGCCGCGAAGGCCACGAAGCCGAGGAGGGGCGCCACGAGGCGCGTCACGAGCGCGACGGCGAAGACCGCCGTGCGCCTGGATTTCGAGCGAATCGCCGCCCGTCGCGGCACCGCGTTCGTCGCAAGCACGGCGTGAGCCTACAGGGGCCTTGGCCCGGGGGTAAAGCCCTACGCAATCACAGCCGTGACAGCAAAATCCCATACCATTGCGATGGAAAGATTCGTCCCAATGCGATCGACGGATTCGCGGGTCATTGGGCTGCTCCGTCGTTGACGCGCGTGGAGAGTCGGCATACCACCGAATTCGCCAAAGCCCTGGAGGTGGCCGGCATGGAGACTCATAGCGCCCCTTCCTCCGTCATGCGCCGCATTCCGACGCTGCTTCGCGCCGGAGCGCTCGTCCTCGCTTGTCTCTTGCCCTCGTGTGTCGGGACGATCGGCGGTGCACCGGACGAACAACAAGCCGTCGAATCGATCCCCGAGCGGAGCGCCTTCCCGCGCTTGACCCACACGCAGTGGGAAAACTCGGTCCGTGACGTTTTGCGCCTCGAGCAGCGTCCGGGCCTCTCGACGTCGTTCACCGGGGACCCGCTCGGCGGCGTCTTCGACAACAACGAGGCGGTCCTCGCGGTCACGCCGAACCTGTGGGCCGATTATCAGCGCGCCGCCGAGGAGCTCGCGGCGATGATCGTCGCCGATCCCGCGAAGGTCGCCCTGCTCGTGCCCGCCGACGAGGGGCAAGGCGACGAGGCCCGCGCCCGCGCGTTCATCGAGGCCGTCGGCAAGCGCGCGTATCGCAGGCCGCTCACGGCCGCGGAGATCGACGAGCACGTCGCGCTCTTCAACCTGGCCCCGACGGTCATCGACGGGGATGCCTTCCTCGCCGGCGTCGCGCACGTCCTCTCGGCGTTTTTCCAGTCGCCGCATTTCGTCTACCGCGTCGAGGGCACGCGCGAGCCCCGGGAAGACGGCTTGATCCCGCTCGGCTCGTACGAGCTCGCGTCGAGGCTCTCGTACCTCCTCTGGAACACGATGCCCGACGACGTGCTCTTCGACGCCGCCGCCGCGGGCGAGCTCGACACGAAGGAGGGCCTGCGCGCCCACGCCGAGCGAATGCTCGCCGATCCGAAGGCGCGGGAGGTCATCCTCTCGTTCCACAGCCAGCTCTTCGACTGGAGGAAGTTCGAGGACCTCTACAAGGACCCGGCCGTCTTCCCCGAGTTCGTCCCCGAGATGGGCCAGGACCTCGTCCGCGAGGCCGAGCTCTTCGTCGAGGACGTGGTCTTCGCGCAGGAGGGAGGCCTGCACGAGCTGCTCACTTCGCGCACGGCGTTCGTGAACGAGAGGCTCGCGGCCGTCTACGAGGTCGACGCGCCGAGCGGCGCCGAGTTCGGCAAGGTCGAGCTCGACCCCGAGAAACGCAGCGGCATCCTCACGCGCGCCGGCTTCCTCGCGGCGAACGGCACGGCGCGCGCCTCGGACCCGATTCATCGAGGCGTCTTCGTGAACCTGCGAATCCTCTGCGCGCGCCTCCCGCCGCCGCCGAACAACGTCCCGCCGTTGCCGCCGGCCGAAGGCAAGACGACGCGTGAGCTCGTCGCCGCGCACACCGGCAAGGGCACGTGCGGCGCCTCGTGCCACGGCACGCTCATCAACCCGGCTGGCTTCGCGTTCGAGAACTACGACGCGATCGGCCGTTATCGCACCGAGGACAACGGCTTCCCCGTCGACGCCGCGGACGCGTATCCGCTCGGCGGCGGGATGGCGAGCTTCGACGACGCCATCACGTGGAGCCAGATGCTCGCCGAGAGCCGCGAGGCGAACGAGTGCTTCGCGCGCAACTGGCTCGAGTTCGCTTATGGCCGGGACGCCGAGGTCGAGGACGCCGTGCTCATCGAGAAGCTCGGCGAGGCCTCGCGCACGGGCATGTCCGTCAAGGAGCTCCTGCTCGAGCTCGTCGGCTCCGAAGCCTTCTCGACCCGCCGCCCCGTGGAGGTCGCGCCATGAATCGCCGTCATTTTCTTCGAGGACTCTTCGGCGTCTCGCTCGCGCTCCCGTTCATCGAGAGCTTCTCGCCGCGCAAGGCCGAGGCCGGCCCGGGTGACGTGCCGCCCTTCGCCATCTTCATGCGCCAGGCGAACGGCGTCGTGCAGCAGACGAACGACGAACCCGAGATGTTCTGGCCGAGCCAGACTGGCGCCCTCACGACCGAGTCGATGAACGCGGAGGGTGATCGCGCGGTCAGCGAGCTCAGCGCGTATGCCTCGCGCCTCATCCTGGTGAAGGGCATCAATTTCGCGTTCCCAGGCAACGGCTGCGGCCACTCCGGCGGCGGCAACCAGTGCCTGACGGCGCAGAAGGTCTCGCAGGATCCGAGCGGCAACGAGTCGCTCGCGATGGGCGAGTCGATCGACAACCGCATCGCGCGCGAGCTCAACCCCGCGGGCGTCGAGCCCCTCACGCTGTATGCCGGCAAGAAGGCCGGCTACATCAACGAGGTGCTCTCGTACCGCGAGGCGAAGGTGATCCGCGCCGCCGAGCACAACCCGATCAACGCCTACAAGGCGCTCTTCGGCCTCTCGAACCTCGACCCCGAGGTCCTGAAGAAGCTCGCCGCGCAGCGCAAGAGCGTGAACGACCTCGTGCGCGAGCAGATGCAATCGCTCATGACGCGCAGCGACCTCGGCAAGGCCGATCGGGATCGATTGGACCTGCATTTCCAGTCGATCCGCGACCTCGAGGTCGGGCTGCAGTGCGCGCTCACGGCCGAGGAGGTCGCGGCGATGGAGGCGATGAGCCCGGACGCACGCGCGAACGACAACCTGGAGAAGGTCGCGCGGATGCAGATGGACATCATCGCGCTCGCGATGGCCTGCGGGACGACACGCGCCGCGACGATCCAGATCGGCGACGGCAACGACAGCACGCAGTACACGATCAACGGCGTCAAGCAGAAGAGCTTCCACAAGATCTCGCACCGCATCGACAGCGACGGCTCCGAGGGCCCGCCGATCGAGGGCGCGCACCTCTTGCACCACGAGATCGACCGCATCCACGCGCGGATGTTCAAGTACCTTCTCGACAAACTCGCGTCCTACGATCTCGGCTCGGGATCGCTGCTCGATTTCGGCGTCGCGGTCTGGCTGAACGACCTCGGCAACAAGTACCACTCGTACACCGACGTCCCGTACGTCCTCTGCGGCGGCGCGAATGGTTACCTGAAGACGGGCCAGTACGTCGACGTGAACGGCGTGCACAACGGCCGGCTGCTCGGCACGATCGGCGCCGCGCTCGGCTGCAAGAACGGCGCGGGAGGCCCGCTCGACGATTTTGGTGATCCCGAGCTGCCGAAGGGCATGCTCACCGAGATCATCGCCTGACGTTGGGGGCTCCGCTCGGCGAGCCGAGCTCTGCCCCCAAACCCCCGCCTGCGTCGTAAGTGCTATATCGGGCAGCATGCCCACGCTGCCCGAGCGTCTCCTCACCCTCTTCGCGACCTACCACATTCGCCGCGAGAAGGTCCTGCCGGATCTCGACGCGATCTACGCGCCCGACGTCCGCTTCGTCGACCCGTTCAACGACGTCACGGGCAAGGATCGATTCCTCCGCATCAACGAGAACCTCTTCAGGCGCCTGAAAGAGATGCGCTTCGACGACCTCGCGCTCGTCGGGCAAGAGCCCCATTTCATGCTCTCGTGGACCGCGACGATCGAGACCCGGCTCGGCCTCACGATCACGGCCCCGGGCGTGAGCGAGTTCCGCACGGAGAGTGGCCTCGTCGTGTATCACCGCGACCACTGGGACGTGCTCTCGTCCATGGCCGGCAGCGTCCCCGGCATCCGCAGGCTCTATCCGCGGATCACGGGGATGTTGTTCGGCTGAGCGTCACCCCGCGACGAACGCCCCGAGCAGCATGAGGCCCGCGGCCTGGCTCTTCTCCGGGTGAAACTGCACCGCCGTCACGTTCTCCCGCGCGACCGCCGCCGTGATCACGTTCGGCCCGTGCGTCACCGTCGCCACCACGATCGACGGATCCTCCGGCACCGCGTGATAGCTGTGCACGAAGTACACGTGCGGCGCCTCCCTTCCCCAGGCGCCGAGCGCCCCTGCCGCCTCGCGCTTCCATTCGAGCCGATTCCACCCGATGTGCGGGATCTTTACCGCCTCCGCGCCGGATCCGGGATCGAGCCGTCGCACCTCGCCGCGGAAGATGCCGAGCCCCGCGGCCCCCGGCGCCTCCTCGCTCCGCTCGAACAACGCCTGCAGCCCCAGGCAAATGCCGAGATAGGGTTTGCCCTGGCGAACGACCTCCCGCAGCGCCTCCCCGAGCTCGCCCGCGAGCGCCGCCGCGCAATCGCGGAACGCGCCTTGCCCCGGCATCACGATCTTGTCCGCGCCGAGCACGTCCGAGACGCGCCCGCTCCGGACGACCTCGCACGACGCGCCTCGATCCGCGGCGGCCTGCGTGATCGCGCGCTCCACGCTGCGCAGGTTGCCCATCCCGAGATCCACGACCACGACCCGCGTCATGGCTAGAGGCTCCCCTTGGTCGACGGCACGCCCGTCACGCGTGGATCGATCCGCGTCGCCCGCATCAGCGCCTTGGCGAAGGCCTTGAAGCTGATCTCGATGATGTGGTGCAGGTTCTCGCCCTCGTGCATCCGCAGGTGCAGGTTGCACGGCGTCGAGCGGGCGACGGCCTCGAAAAACACCGGCACGAGCTCCACGTCGAACGTCCCGACCTTGGCCTTGGGCAAGGGCACGCGAAACACGAAATACGGGCGACCCGAGAGATCGAGCGCGCACGTCACGAGCGCCTCGTCCATGGGCAACGTCGCCTCGCCGTAACGCGTGATCCCGGCCTTGTCCCCGAGCGCCTGCGCGACGGCCGAGCCGAGCACGATCCCGAGATCCTCGGTCGTGTGGTGCCCGTCGATCTCCACGTCGCCTTGCGCCTCGACGGTCAGATCGAACAGGCCGTGCCTGGCGATCTGATCGAGCATGTGCGAGAGGAACGGGAGCGGCGTCGAGATGCGGCTTTTTCCCGTCCCGTCCAGATCGATCTCGACGGCGATGCGGGTCTCGTGGGTGACTCGTTCGACCCGAGCAACTCGCGGCATGGCGGGCATCCTAGCTCCTTTCGCCCGTAGATGTGTTATGCCCGCCTCGTGAAGCTCTCCGCCGCGCTCGTCGCCTTCGCGCTCCTCGGCGCCGCCTGCAGCCCGAGCACCCTCGTCCAGCAAGGGCCCAGCGACACGCTCCGCGCCTACGCCCGCGCGCTCGAAGAGGGCCGCGTCGACGACGCCTACCGCTTGCTCTCCGACGACGCCAAGCGCTCGATGTCGCTCGAGGCGTTCCGCCGCGCCGTGAAGGAGAGCCCCGACGAGGTCCTCGAGATCGCCCGCGCGGTCTCGCGCCCGTCGAGTGATCCGCTCGTCACGGCCACCGTGAGCTTGCCGAACGGCGACGAGCTGCTCCTCGTCTACGAGGACGCCAAGTGGCGCATCGACGCCGCTGCGATCGACCTCTACAGCCAGGCCACGCCGCGCCAGGCGCTCGCTGGCTTCTTGCGAGCCTTCGAGCGCAAGCGTTACGACGTCATCCTCCGCTACGTCCCCGACGCCGAAAAAGAGGGCATCACCCTCGGCGAAGAGCCCGCGCCCGCCGCCCCGCCCGACGGCGCTCCGCCCGCAGGAAAGACCGACGCGCCTGCGACCAAGACGAACGGCACCGAGCTCACGGCGGACAAGCTCCGCGCGGCCTGGGAGGGCCCGCAGAAGGACCAGATCAACCGCATCGTCCAGGCCATTCGCACGGCGCTGCCGACCGCGGTCATCGAAGAGACCGGCGACAGCGCGTCGATGTCCTACGGCGCCGGCGGTACGGTCGCGCTGGTGCGCGAGCACGGGCTCTGGAAAATTCGCGACTTCTGACCGGCGCTGCGTCGAGCCTGCGCCTCACGAGCAGGTCCGCAAAAAATGTACTAGGGTGTCGCGCATAATGGCCTCGAACGGCGCGCCCCCTTCACGACCGCCCTCTTCCTCGGGCGAGGATAGCGTCCCGATCCTCCCGCTGCGGAACTCCGTTTTGTTCCCGATGTCGGTGGTCCCCATCAACGTCGGGCGTCCTCGCAGCGTCCGGCTCGTGGAGGACCTCCTCGGACGCGAGCGGGCCCTCGTCGGCGTGATCAGCCAGCGTTCGCCCGAGATCGACGAGCCGACCTTCAAGGAGCTCTACACGATCGGGACGATCGCGCGGGTCGTGAAGGTGATCCGCCTCGGGCCGAGCAACTACTCCGTCGTCCTGAACGGGCTCGGCCGGTTCCGCGTGAAGAACATCGTCGCGCTCGAGCCGTACATGCGCGCGAAGATCGAGCGTATCCCCGAGTCGCTCGTCCGCGACGTCGAGCTCGACGCGCTCGGCACGGGCCTGCGCGAGGCCACGCGCGAGGTCCTGCAGCTCATGCCGAACTTGCCGCGCGACACGGCGGGCATCCTCGACAACGTCCGCGAGCCCGGCGCGCTCGCCGACCTCATCGCCTCGAACTTCCCGCAGGCGCAGGCGTCCGTCGCCGACAAGCAGGAGATCCTCGAGGCCTTCGACGTGAAGGCGCGCGTCCGGCTCGTGCTCGCCATGGTCGGCCGCCAGCTCGAGGTCCTGCGCGTGAAGAAGGAGATCTCCTCCATGGTCCAGGAGGAGATGGGCAAGAGCCAGCGCGAGTACATCCTGCGCCAGCAGATGAAGAGCATCCGCGAGGAGCTCGGCGAGGCGGGCGAGGACGACGAGATCGAGGAGCTTCGCGAGCGCGTGCGCCGCGCGAAGGTCCCGGCCGAGGTCGAGA
Proteins encoded:
- a CDS encoding DUF2288 domain-containing protein, with translation MRERIAETLGDVHWSDLRAHLARDAVIIVDDALDLLDVGVALAKNDVASVDAWIRAGKLQKPTTEDLTRWSLDTSARFLSAIVQPFVLIRRPPAKALS
- a CDS encoding nuclear transport factor 2 family protein, with protein sequence MPTLPERLLTLFATYHIRREKVLPDLDAIYAPDVRFVDPFNDVTGKDRFLRINENLFRRLKEMRFDDLALVGQEPHFMLSWTATIETRLGLTITAPGVSEFRTESGLVVYHRDHWDVLSSMAGSVPGIRRLYPRITGMLFG
- the hisH gene encoding imidazole glycerol phosphate synthase subunit HisH produces the protein MTRVVVVDLGMGNLRSVERAITQAAADRGASCEVVRSGRVSDVLGADKIVMPGQGAFRDCAAALAGELGEALREVVRQGKPYLGICLGLQALFERSEEAPGAAGLGIFRGEVRRLDPGSGAEAVKIPHIGWNRLEWKREAAGALGAWGREAPHVYFVHSYHAVPEDPSIVVATVTHGPNVITAAVARENVTAVQFHPEKSQAAGLMLLGAFVAG
- a CDS encoding DUF1592 domain-containing protein, with the protein product MRRIPTLLRAGALVLACLLPSCVGTIGGAPDEQQAVESIPERSAFPRLTHTQWENSVRDVLRLEQRPGLSTSFTGDPLGGVFDNNEAVLAVTPNLWADYQRAAEELAAMIVADPAKVALLVPADEGQGDEARARAFIEAVGKRAYRRPLTAAEIDEHVALFNLAPTVIDGDAFLAGVAHVLSAFFQSPHFVYRVEGTREPREDGLIPLGSYELASRLSYLLWNTMPDDVLFDAAAAGELDTKEGLRAHAERMLADPKAREVILSFHSQLFDWRKFEDLYKDPAVFPEFVPEMGQDLVREAELFVEDVVFAQEGGLHELLTSRTAFVNERLAAVYEVDAPSGAEFGKVELDPEKRSGILTRAGFLAANGTARASDPIHRGVFVNLRILCARLPPPPNNVPPLPPAEGKTTRELVAAHTGKGTCGASCHGTLINPAGFAFENYDAIGRYRTEDNGFPVDAADAYPLGGGMASFDDAITWSQMLAESREANECFARNWLEFAYGRDAEVEDAVLIEKLGEASRTGMSVKELLLELVGSEAFSTRRPVEVAP
- the hisB gene encoding imidazoleglycerol-phosphate dehydratase HisB, which codes for MPRVARVERVTHETRIAVEIDLDGTGKSRISTPLPFLSHMLDQIARHGLFDLTVEAQGDVEIDGHHTTEDLGIVLGSAVAQALGDKAGITRYGEATLPMDEALVTCALDLSGRPYFVFRVPLPKAKVGTFDVELVPVFFEAVARSTPCNLHLRMHEGENLHHIIEISFKAFAKALMRATRIDPRVTGVPSTKGSL
- a CDS encoding DUF1552 domain-containing protein, producing the protein MNRRHFLRGLFGVSLALPFIESFSPRKAEAGPGDVPPFAIFMRQANGVVQQTNDEPEMFWPSQTGALTTESMNAEGDRAVSELSAYASRLILVKGINFAFPGNGCGHSGGGNQCLTAQKVSQDPSGNESLAMGESIDNRIARELNPAGVEPLTLYAGKKAGYINEVLSYREAKVIRAAEHNPINAYKALFGLSNLDPEVLKKLAAQRKSVNDLVREQMQSLMTRSDLGKADRDRLDLHFQSIRDLEVGLQCALTAEEVAAMEAMSPDARANDNLEKVARMQMDIIALAMACGTTRAATIQIGDGNDSTQYTINGVKQKSFHKISHRIDSDGSEGPPIEGAHLLHHEIDRIHARMFKYLLDKLASYDLGSGSLLDFGVAVWLNDLGNKYHSYTDVPYVLCGGANGYLKTGQYVDVNGVHNGRLLGTIGAALGCKNGAGGPLDDFGDPELPKGMLTEIIA